In Sphingomonas profundi, the sequence CGGCCTCGCCGACCCGGCCGAGAGCAGGCCGGACAAGGACGGCATCCCGGAATTCTACCGCCGCGTCGGCCCCGCCGCCGATCCCGCCCGCTCCGCCGCCGATTTCTGCGCCCGTTCCCCGCGCGCCAGGGCGGGCAGCGGCTATCATTACGACAATTGCGACTTCATCGTGCTCGGCGGCCTGCTCGAACGGCTCACCGGCACGCCCTTCGCGGCCTTGCTGCAGCAGCGGATCGCGCAGCCGCTGGGCCTCGCCAGCCTCGGCCTGTTCCGCTTCGATGCGACGCCCGCGCGGCACGTGCGCGGCACCGTCGGCGGCCGGGCGGAGCCGGCGCTGAACCTCGGCACCTACGGCGCCGCCGGCTCCGCCTACATCTCCCCGCGCGATCTGTGGGCGTTCGATCGCGCGCTGATGGAGAATCGCCTGCTCGATCGCATCCAGACGCGGGCGATGTGGGCGGGCGATCCCGCGCTCGGCTTCGCCGCCTTCGGCGCGTGGAGCTACGCCACCCGCCTGGCCGGCTGCCCTGACACGGTGGACCTGATCGAGCGGCGCGGCATGATCGGCGGCGTGCAGATCCGCAACTTCCTGAACCCCGCCCGCCGTGCCGCCGTGATCCTGTTCACCAACACGGCCGAATTCGATTTCGGCGAGGTGGGCGAAGGCCGCGGCTTCGCCTATGACATGCTCTCCGCCGCCTTCTGCCCGGCGCCATAGGGGATCCCGCCTGCCCATGACCGGCCGCCTCCGCCTCGGCGTCAACATCGATCATGTCGCCACCATCCGCAACGCGCGCGGCGGCCCCCATCCCGATCCGGTGCGCGCGGCGCAGGCGGCGGCCGCGGCGGGCGCGGACGGCATCACCGCCCACCTGCGCGAGGATCGCCGCCACATCACCGACACCGACATCGACCGGCTGACGGCGGAGATCGCCCTGCCGCTGAACCTGGAGATGGCGGCCACGCCGGAGATGCTGGCGATCGCCTGCCGCCACCGCCCGCACGCCGCCTGCATCGTGCCGGAACGGCGCGAGGAGCGCACGACCGAGGGTGGGCTCAACGCCGCCGGGCAGATCGATTCGCTGCGCCCGATCGTGGCGCGGCTGAGCGAGGCCGGCATCCGCGTGAGCCTGTTCATCGAGCCGGCGCCAGAGCAGATCGAGGCGGCGATTAGGCTCGCCGCGCCGGTGGTGGAGTTCCACACCGGCCGCTACGCCCATGCCGACGGTGAGGCGCGCGCCGCCGAGCTGCGCCGCATCGCCGATGCCGCCGCGCTGGCGACGAAGAACGGCATCGAGCCGCACGCCGGCCACGGCCTGACCTACGACAATGTCGCCGCCGTCGCCGCCATCCCGCAGCTGGCGGAGCTCAACATCGGCCACTTCCTGATCGGCGAGGCGATCTTCACCGGGCTCGATGCGAGCGTGCGCCGGATGCGCGAACTGATGGACGAGGCACGGTGAGCGGCCACGTCCCGTTCCTCCCCGGCACGGGGAAGGGGACCATCCGCAGGATGGTGGAGGGGGAGCGCGGCGACGCGACTTCCTTCGATATGGCGCGACGCCACACGCCCCCTCCACCACGCCGGGCGCGGTTCCCCTCCCCGTGCCGGGGCGGATCCGCGTCATGATCGTCGGCATCGGCTCCGATCTCTGCAACATCGCGCGGATCCAGGGTTCGCTCGATCGCTTCGGCGAGCGGTTCGTCGCCCGCGTCTTCACCGCCACGGAACGCGCGAAGGCGGAGCGCCGCACGCTCACCCGCGCCGCCACCTACGCCAAGCGCTTCGCCGCGAAAGAGGCATTCTCCAAGGCCGTCGGCACCGGCTTCCGCGCGGGCGTGTTCATGAAGGACATCGGCGTCGTCAACGCACCCTCCGGCGCCCCCACCCTCGCCCTCTCCGGCGGGGCGAAGGCGCGGCTTGACGCGCTGACGCCGCCGGGCCACGCGGTGGACATCCATCTCACCCTGACAGACGATCATCCCTGGGCGCAGGCGTTCGTCATCCTCTACGCGCGTCCCATCGAGGAGAAGATCGCGTGAGCGATCGCGAACGGATCATGAGCACCGAACCCCCGGCCCCGCCGCCCGCCCCCGCAGATGCCCCGGCCGGCACCCCGCCCGCCGAGAAGAAGGGCACGGACTGGTGGGGCGAGATCAAGGGCGTGTTCTGGCTGGTGCTGGCGGTGCTCGCCTTCCACAGCTTCGTCGCCAAGCCCTTCTACATCCCGTCCGAATCGATGATGCCCACGCTCATCAAGGGCGATCGACTGGTCGTCACCAAATTCCCCTACGGCTGGTCCTACGTCTCGCCCAGCATCACCCGCATCCCCGGCCCGATCGGGCTGGAGCTGGGTCGCATCTTCGGCCAGCCCGATTATCTGTCGATCCCGTTCATCCCCGGCCGCCTGCTGGGCCATACGCCGCAGCGCGGCGACATCGTGATCGTCAAGCCGCGCGACCAATATACCGACTATATCAAGCGCGTGATCGGCCTGCCGGGCGACACGATCTCGCTGAAGGACGGCACCGTCTCGATCAACGGCGTGCCGGTGAAGCGACAGTTCCTCGCCCCCGCGATGATCCCGGTGGACGCCAACGTGCCGTGCGATACCGACATGGTCGCGCCGCTGCGCGTCACCGGGCCGGACGGCAAGCTCTACTGCCAGATGCCGCTGGTGCGGGAGACGCTGCCGAACGGCGTCAGCTACAACACCATCGATCTCGGCGACATTCCGCCGGTGGACGACATGGCGCCGGTGAAGGTGCCGGCCGGCCACCTGTTCCTGATGGGCGACAATCGCGACCAGTCCGCCGACAGCCGCGTGTCGATGGAGAATCACGGGCTCGGCGGCCCGATGCCGATCGAGAATATCGGCGGGCGGGCCGAATTCATCACCTTCTCGCTCGATGGCACTTCCAGCCTGTTCAATCCGTTGAGCTGGTTCACCGCCATGCGCGGCAGCCGCGCCGGCACCAGCCTGCGGCCCGAGCATGTGAAGTAAGCGAGGCATCATGAGCACAGCCGTCGAGCCGAGAGCGCCCGAGGAACCGGGTCCGACGGATTTCAGCAATCCGCTGACCCGTCACGAGCTGCGCCGCGCGGCGGTGTGGATCGGCCTGGCCGTGGCGGTCGTGCTGCTGTGGGCGCTGTCGCAGCCGCTGCTGCTGATCGTCGGCGGCCTCGTGTTCGCCTCGATGCTGGATGGCGGCACCCGCCTGCTCGGCCGCATCCTGCCGATCGGCCGCGGCTTCCGCCTCGCGATCGTCTGCCTCTCGGTCCTCGCCTTCCTCATCTGGACCTTCTACTTCGCCGGCTCGCAGCTCGCCTCCCAAGCCGAGACGCTGCGGGCGGTGGTGATGAGCCAGCTCAACCGCCTGCTCAGCTGGGGGACGAGCATGGGCCTCGTGCCGCCCGGCGGCGTCGGCGGCGGCGGCGCGGAGATCGCCAAGCAGCTGATGGGATCGCTCGGCCAGGTGACGGCGGCGGTGGGCACCGCGCTCGGCGCCGTCTCCAGCCTCGCCATGATCGTCGTGATCGGCGTGTTCATCGCGATAGAGCCGCGCCTCTACGAGCGTGGCATCGCCTGGATGCTGCCGATGGGCAAGCGTTCCGCTTTCTACCAGACCTCGGCGCGGATGGGGCGCACGCTGCGGCTGCTGATGGCCGGCCGCCTACTCGGCATGGCGGTGGAGGGTGTCGGCACCGGCGTGATGCTGGCGATCGCCGGCGTGCCGATGGCGGCGCTGCTCGGCATCCTCACCGGCCTGCTCGCCTTCCTGCCGAACATCGGCGCGATCGTCTCCGGCGTGCTGATCGTGCTGGTCGGCTTCTCGGCCGGCTTCGATACGGGCATCTGGGCGATCGTCATCTACTGCGTCGTGCAGGTGGTGGACGGCTATCTGATCGTGCCGATGGTGGCCAAGCGCTCGGTCGATCTCGCGCCGGCGCTGGTGCTAGGCGCGCAGATCCTGTTCGGCGCGCTGTTCGGCATCCTGGGCCTGGCGCTCGCCGATCCGATGGTGGCGATGATCAAGGTGCTGCTGGAAGAACGATCGGACAATGCGGCGGAGGATGCCGCCAGGTCCTGAACAGGCCGGCGCGGCAGGGACGCTTGCGGCAGGTGCCGTAGAGGATGGCCGCACGATGCGAGGCGGCCGGTACATGCCGGCCGCTGCCCTTCGCACACATACTATGTTGCAGAGGGGACGGCAGGGTCGTGACCAGGTCCGCACGACCGCCGGACATGGTGAGGATACCCAGTCACGCGAAAGGGCCGCCGGTGCATCCACCGGCGGCCCTTTCGCATGACCGGTAGGGGCGCAGACTACTGCCCGGGCATGCCGCCATGCGGCGAACCGCCCATGCCACCCATGCCACCCATTCCCATGCCGCCCATGCCCATCGCGTTGCGCGGCATGATCGCCTGAAGATCGACGTCGAACACCAGCAGGGCGTTCGGCGGGATCACGCCGTCGCCGGCGCCCTGCGGGCCGTAGCCGAGCTCCGGCGGGATCCAGAAGCGGTACTTCGCGCCCTGGTTCATCAGCTGCAGCCCCTCGACCCAGCCGGGGATCAGGCCGCCGACCGGCAGCGTCGCCGGGCCGCCGTGGCGGGCGCTGGCGTCGAACGTCTGGCCGTTCGCCAGCTTGCCGTCATAATCGACCAGCACCACGTCCTGCGCCGTCGCGCGCGGGCCGGATCCCTCGCGGATCACCTGATATTGCAGGCCCGACGGCGTCGTCTTCACGTCCGACCGCTTGGCGTTCCGCGCCAGGAACTCGGCCGGCGGCGTCGCCATCGCCACCTGCGCGGCCGTGGTGTGCCAGGCGAGGCCGACGCCCGCCGCCGCCAGCAGGCCGATGCCCACCCACAGCTTGGTCAGCGATCCCTTGGCGATCGGGCGCAGGGGCACGGCGGTGACGGTCGACATGGAAGGCGGCTCGCTTCAACGGAGTGGCGGTTGCGATGATCCTGCCCGCTGCCGGGCGGTCAGGCAAGCTTACCGGACGCCGTCACGCTCCATCCGCTTGCGCTCCAGCTTGCGGGCGCGGCGGATCGCGGCGGCACGCTCGCGCGCGCGCTTCTCCGAGGGCTTCTCATAGTGACGGCGCAGCTTCATCTCGCGATAGACGCCCTCGCGCTGCAGCTTCTTCTTGAGCGCGCGGAGGGCTTGATCGACATTGTTGTCGCGGACGAGAATCTGCATAGGAAAGTCAATCTCCGGTCACATCCGTGCGCCGAGGCCGCACGCAATAGGATCCGTCGCGGGGCGTAACCCGCGGCGCAAGGCGGTGCCCCTACCAGCGCACCCGCGATTCTTCAACCGGAAAAGGGCGGCGGCGCCGGGTTGGCGCGGCCCAGGAAGCGGCCATAGGCCCAGCCGATGCCGATCAGCGCCAAGCCCAGGCCCAGGAAGGAGAGCGCGCGCAATATGCCCTGCAGCGCGGCCGCATCGACGAGGAACACCTTCAGCGACACCAGAGTGAGCAGGCCGAGGCCGGCGATCCGCATCGTCCGGTCGCCGCCCCGCGCGCCCCAGCCCAGCAGGGCCAGCGCCACCGCCAGCGCCGCCACCGAATAGCCGTAGAACTCCGCGCGGGAGACGGCGCCGTAGGCCGGCACGTCGCCGTGGAACAGCTGCCGCACCAGCAGCAGCGCCCCGCCGAGCGCCACCGCCACCAGCGCCGCGAGCATGCCGTTGCGCGCCGCTCCCTCCTCGCGCCGCCAAGCCAGCGCCAGCCACGCCACGGCCAGGCCGAAGTGCAGCGCCAGCAGGTTGGCGATCGGCCACGCGCCGACGGACTGGGCGACGAACGCCGGGTTCAGCAGCAGCAGATCGAACCACAGGATCCGCGCCAGGCCGAGCAGGACAAGCCCGCGCCCGACGACGGCCGATCGCGCCGCCACGACCGCGCCCGCCGCCAGCAGCGCCTGGGTGAGGATCGCCCGCTCCAGGAAGCCGCGGGCGACGAACGCCGCCTCGCTGCCGATCGCCAGCGGCCGCTTGGCCAGCACGTAGAGGCCGGCGATCGCGCCCGTAGCGGCGGCGGTCGCGATCGCCCGCCGCGCCCGCTCGCCGCCACAGCGCCACGCCGCCGCGGCCAGCACGCTGGCGGGCAGCAGCAGCACGCGCACCGCCACCCCCGGCGCGGGCAGATCGGGCAGCAGCACGTGCGCCCCGCCCAGCGATCGCGCCAGCGCCGCGATCGTGCCCGGCGCCAGCGCGGCCATCGCCAGCCACGCGACGCCGGCCGCCATCGCGGACTGCACCGCCAGCCCGCCGTCGCCGGTGCGCCGGCCCGCCTCCGCCAGCGCCAGCGCAATCGCCGCCAGCGCCAGCGGCACGATCGTTTCGGGCAGGAGATCGGCGGTGGCGGCGGCCGCCAGCAGCGATGCCGTCGCGGTGGCGATCTGCAGCGTGCGATCGAACGGCGCCACGGCCCGCCCCGCCCCGCGCGATCGCCAGGCGAGATGCAGCGGCGCCAGCGCCAGCAGCAGCGCCAGCAGGCCCCAGCCGCCGTCCGCCAGCAGGGCGCCGCGATCCAGCCGCATCAGCGCGAACGGCGCCAGCAGCGCCACGCCGCCGATCGCCGCCCAGCCCCAGCCGTCGCCTGCCCGCCGGCCTAGCGCGTGGCCGGCGCCGCCGAACAGCAGCGCGATGCCGATCGCGCCCGGTATCGCGTGCTGCGGCCCGCCGGCCCCCGTCGCCGAGGCCAGCGCCGCTAGCGACAGGCCCAGCGCCCCCGCCACCAGCCCGGTGAGCCGCGCATCGCGCCACGCCAGCACGATCGCCCCGGCCGAGAGCGCGAGGTAGAGGCCCCACCCCTCGATGCCGAAGCCCGACGCGGGGATCAGCCCGGCCAGCTCGACGAGGCCCAGCGCCACCGGCGCCCCGCGCAGCAGCGCCGCCCGCGCCGGCGACGCCGCCGTGGCCGATGCCGGCAGCGCGAGCGCCGAGGCGGCGGCGAAGGCGAGGACGAACAGCCCGGCGGCAAGGCTGGCGCCGTCCGCGATCAGCGCCAGCAGCCACAGGAAGCTGCCGCCCGAGGTCGCCACCGCCAGCCACATCCAGTTGCGGCGGATCGCCAGCGCGAACAGCCCGGCGGAAAGCAGGCCGAGATAGGCGAGCAGCGGCACCACCGCATCGCCGCCCGTCGCCAGCAGCGGCGCGGCGAAACCGCCGATCAGGCCCATGATCGCGGTCGGCGGCCCGCGCCGCAGCGCCAGCACCAGCGCCGCCGCCGTCACCAGCACCGTCAGCACGAAGGCGGGCACCGCGCCGATCAGGCCGTATATCGCGCTGCCCAGATAGGCGGCGGCGTAGAGGCTGGCGATGCCGGCACCGGCCAGCGCCTGCGCCACCCGCTCGTCCTCCGCCACGATGCGCCAGCGGCCGGCGCCCTCCGACGCGGCGATCAGGCCCACGCCGAACAGCAGCGCCAGCCCCACGCGCACCGGCGGCGCCAGCAGCCCGGCATCGATCGCCAGCGCCACCAGATAGAAGCCGGCGATCGCCAGCGCAGCACCACCCACCCAGATCGGCAGGCGCCCGCCGACGATCTGCTCGAACCCGACGCCGGCGAGGCGCGCGGCCAGCGGCTCGCGCGGCGGCCGCGGCGGAGCGGCCTGCCTGCGCGGCGCCGCGGGCTCCGCCATCTCCGGCACGGGCGCGGTGACGGGCGGCACGTGATGCGCCGGCTCGGCGATGGGCGCAGGCGGCAGGACGCGCTCCGCCGCCACCTGTGTCGCGGGCGGCGACGTCGCCGCCATGATCGCCCGCAGCGATCGCACCTCCGCCGCCAGCGCGTCTATTCGCCGCGCCTGCCGCCGGTGCGCGATCAAGCCGGCCACCGCCAGCGCGATCAGCAGCGCCAGCATCAGCCCGGGCATCCCCGCTCGACAGCGCGCGGCATCGGGTGGATGAAGCGGATCGCCAGGCGGAGCATGGCGCAGAGCATAAAGCAGGAGACGGATATGGCCACGGCTATCGAAACGTCACGATCCGGGCAGGCGATCGGTGCGGAGGAGTGGGCCGCGCGGCAGCAGCTGGCCGCCTGCTACCGCGTGTTCGATCATCTCGGCTGGGTGGAGATGATCTACAACCACATCACCCTGGCCGTGCCGGGCGAGCCGGAGGCGTTCCTCATCAACCCTTTCGGCCTGCACTTCAGCGAGGTGACGGCATCGAACCTCGTGAAGGTCGATCTGGCGGGCAATCTGCTGGCCCCGTCGGAGTGGGGCGTCAACCTCGCCGGCTTCGTCCAGCACGCCGCCTTTCACGCGCACGTGCCGGATGCGCAGTGCGTGATGCACACCCACACCACCGCCGGCATGGCCGTGGCCTGCCTGGAGGACGGGCTGTCGATCACCAATTTCTACGCCGGCCAGCTCGCCGGCAAGGTCGCCTATCATGATTTCGAGGGCATCACCGTGCGCGCGGACGAGGCGCCGCGGCTGATCGCCAGCCTTGGCCGGCGGCGGCTGATGATCCTGCGCAATCACGGCCTGCTGGCGATGGGATCGACCGTGCCGGAGGCGTTCCTGCGGATGTGGGCGTTGCAGCGCGCCTGCGAGATCCAGATGGCGGCGGCGCCGATGGGCGGCCTGCGCGAGATCCCGGCGGAAGTGCTCGCCGTGCACCAGCGCGATGCGGGCAAGCTCGGGAAACCCGGCGGCGCCGGCGAGGCCGACTTCGCGGCGATGGTGCGGCTGGTCGATCGCAAGGATCGCAGCTGGCGCGACTGAGCGCGGCGGCGGACTGCCCGAGACGCAGGAAGGGGCGGACCGGCCGTGCCGATCCGCCCCTTCCCCGGTGCAGGTTCCCCGGTGCAGGTTCCCCCGTCAGGCGTCGACGGGCGCGGTCTCGCCGCGCGGGCGGCGGGTGCGGCGGCGGGGCCGCTCCTCGCCATCGGCCGGTGTTTCAGCGGAGAGGGACGGCGGCAGCCGGTCCATCTCGATCCGCTCGTCGGCGCCGCCTTCCGCGGCGACCGGCTCGAGCGGAGCGGCCACCTTGCGCGGGCGGCCGCGCGGGCGACGCTCGGCCGCCGGCGGCGTGTCGAGCGGCAGTTCGGCAGGCACGTCGGCGGCGGCGAGGGGCGCGGCGGCGGCGGGCGCGGCGATCACCGGCGGCGTCGGCTCGGCGGCGACAGGCCGAGCCTCGACGGCTTCCTCCGTGCCGCGCTGCTGGCCGTCGCGCCGCTCGTTCAGGCCACGGCGGGCGCGCGGCGGGCGCGGCTCTCGGCCGTCGGCTGCCTCACGGGGGGCCTGCTCGCGCGGCGCCTGATCCCGCGAAGCCTGATCGCGAAGGGCATGGTCACGGGCGGCCTGCTCGCGGGGCGCCTGCTCGCGGCTGTCACGCTGCTCGCGGCCGTCGCGCTGCTCGCGATTGCCGTCGCGGGCCTCGCGCGGCTGGCGATATTCGCGGCTCTCGTCGCCGCGCTCCTGCCGGTCGCGATTGCCGCCGCGACCGTTCTCGGCGCGATACTCGTCACCGCGACCGGCCTCGGCGCGATTGCCGTCCGGGCGATTGCCGTCGCTGCGGCTCGCGTCGCCGCGATTGCCGTCGGAACGATTGCCGTCGCGATAGCCCTCGCGACTGTCGGCGCGGTTGCCGTCCCGCTCGCCGCCGCGCTCCTGGCTCCAGTCTTGCCCGCGCTGCGGCTGCTGCCGCTCGGCCGGGCGATCGTCGAAGCGGTCGTCGCCGTTCATCTCGGCGAAGTCGCCGTCATCCTCGTCGCCCTGCCCGTCGGCCTGGCCGTCGAACCGCTCGCGGCGCTGCTGCTGCTCGTCGAAGCGGGAACGCGTCTCGCTCAGCACGCGGAAATAATGATCGGCGAACTGAAGATAATATTCGGTCATCACGCGATCGCCCTGCATCTGGGCATCGCGGGCGAGGGTCTTGTACTTCTCGTGGAGCTGGCTGGCATTGCCGCGCGCCCGATTGTCCAGCCGGCTGCCCCGATCGGGGGCGCCGCCCGCGCCGTTCGGACGCGGGGCCCCGCCGGTCCGACCACGACGTCGACCGTTCTGACGATTGTTGATCAACTTTTCGCTGCCTTCGTCACTGGTGGTTTCTGCTCACCACTGCCTGTCCGGGCCCGTCCCGGACGAATGCTGCCTGTCCGGGCACTTCCCGGACGAATACTGGCCGCCCGGGCACTTACCGGACGAATGCTGGCGCCCGGTCCCGCCCCGGACGGATGCCACATCGCCGAGGTCCGCCCCCGAATATCCTCGCGACCCACCGTCATGGAACGCGATCCTGCGCGGATCCCGCCCCATGCGCATCATCACGCCGGCGCACGATCCGCGATGCGGTCCGGCGCGTCCACCTCTCGCACGCCACCTGCTCGGCAGCGCAGCCATTGGGGATCGGCTAGAAGGCTCGGCAACGCCGCTCTGCTCGCAAGAGCCTTTATCCTGCGCGCCATTTAGGCATGGCTCTGTCAAAATCCAAGCGGTATTTGGCTAAAGCCGTACCGGATACACAATAATACAGCGATCGTGCCCGGCCAGATCGCGGCGCACCCGCGCGGGCAATCCCTCCGCCCGCAGCAACGCCGTTACCGCGACGGCCTGCGCATGACCGATCTCGATCGCGGCGATGCCGCCGGGCGCGATCTGGCCGCCGATCAGCGGCGCGATCCGGCGATAATCGTCGAGGCCGTCGGCGCCGGCGAACAGTGCGGAAGCCGGCTCGAAGTCGCGCACCTCGGGCGGCAGCGTGTCTCCGGTGGCGACGTAGGGCGGGTTGCAGAGGATGAGATCGTGCGCCCCGCCCGTCCCGGTCCATCCGCCGGACAGGATCCGCGCCCGCCCCGTCATGCCGAGGCGTCGCACATTGCCGCGCGCCACCTTGATCGCGGTATCGGAGGCATCGATGCCGATGCCGGTCGCCTCCGGCCACTGATCGAGCGCGGCCAGCAGCAGTGCGCCCGATCCGGTGCCGAGATCCAGGATGGTGCGCGGGCCGGACGTGCCGGCGAAATGCTCCACCGCCGCCTCGATCAGGGTCTCGCTGTCCGCGCGCGGCACCAGCACGCCGGGGCCGACGGCCAGGTCGATCGTCCAGAAGGCGCGCGTGCCGGTGATGTAGGCGATCGGCTCGTGCCGCAGCCGGCGGGCCAGCAGGGTGGCGAACCCCGGCGGAACCGCCCCGTCGTGCCGCCCGAGCAGCAGCGCCTCGCGCGGGATGCCAAGCGCGTGCGCCATCAGCAGTTCGGCATCCAGGCGCGGCGTCTGCGTGACGGGCGAGAGTGCCGCGGCGGCATCGCGCAGCGCGAGCGCGATCGCGTTCATCCGCTGTCCGGCCGCGTCGTCACCCGTCGAGATTGGCCAGCCGTGCCGCCTCGTCCTCGGCGATCAGCGCGGTGACGACCTCGTCCAGGCCCGGCCCCTCCAGTATCTCGGGCAGGCGGTGCAGTGTCAGGTTGATGCGGTGATCGGTGACGCGCCCCTGCGGGAAATTGTAGGTGCGGATCCGTTCCGACCGATCGCCCGAGCCGACCATCGACCGGCGGGCGCCGGCGCGGGCGCTGTCCAGCCGCTCCCGCTCCTGCTCGTACAGCCGGGTGCGCAGCACCTTCAGCGCCTTCGCCTTGTTCTTGTGCTGCGATTTCTCGTCCTGCTGGATCACCACCAGGCCGCTCGGCAGATGGGTGATGCGCACCGCGCTGTCGGTGGTGTTGACGGACTGGCCGCCGGGGCCGGACGAGCGGTAGACGTCGATCCGCAGATCCTTGTCGTCGATCTGGATGTCCACGTCCTCGGCCTCCGGCAGCACCGCCACGGTGGCGGCGGAGGTGTGGATGCGCCCGCCGCTCTCGGTGGCCGGCACGCGCTGCACGCGATGGACGCCGCTCTCGAACTTCAGCCGGGCGAACACGCCCGTGCCCGTCACCGAGGCGATGACCTCCTTGTAGCCGCCCAGATCGGCGGCGCTGGCGGAGATCGGCTCCACCTTCCAGCCGCGATCCTCGGCGTAGCGCTGGTACATGCGGAACAGGTCGCCGGCGAACAGGGCGGCCTCGTCGCCGCCGGTGCCGGCGCGGATCTCCAGCATGGCCGGCTTCGCATCCGCCGCATCGCGCGGCAGCAGCGCCAGGGCAAGGCCGCGCTCGGCCACCGCCAGCGCGGCGCCGTTCTCGTGCAGCTCCTCGGAGGCCATCTGGCGCAGCTCCTCGTCGCCATCCTCCGTCATGTGGCGCAGCGAATCGGCCTCCTGCCGCAGCCGCCGCACCTCGCCCGCCGCCTGGGCCACCGGCTCCAGCTCGGCATATTCCTTCGACAGCGCGACGAAGCGTTCGGCCGCCAGGTCGCCGCGCGCCATCTCGCTCTGCAGTTCGTCGCGCCGCGCCTCGATCTGGCGGATGCGCGCCAGCGGGATGCTCGCCATCAGTGCGCCACCACCGCCGCCGCCAGCGCATCCAGCCGCACCCACTGCTGGCTGCCGTTGGCGAGATCCTTGAGGCCCACCTCGCCGCTCGCCAGCTCGTCGTCGCCGATGATCGCGGCGTAGCGCGCGCCGGTCGCGTCCGCCTTGTGCAGCCGCTTCTTCATGTTGCCCTTGTAGGCCATGTCGGCGGCGATGCCCTGGCGCCGCAGGTCCGCCAGCAGGCGCATTGCCGCCGCCTCGGCCGCCGCCCCCATCGGCACCAGCGCCACCGTCACATGCTCGGGCGCCGGCGGATCGATCAGCATCGCCAGCCGCTCGATCCCGGCCGCCCAGCCCACCGCCGGCGTGTGCGGCCCGCCAAGCGCCTCGATCAGCCCGTCATAGCGCCCGCCGCCCAGCACGGTGCCCTGCGCGCCGAGCCGGTCGGTCACGAACTCG encodes:
- the prmC gene encoding peptide chain release factor N(5)-glutamine methyltransferase → MNAIALALRDAAAALSPVTQTPRLDAELLMAHALGIPREALLLGRHDGAVPPGFATLLARRLRHEPIAYITGTRAFWTIDLAVGPGVLVPRADSETLIEAAVEHFAGTSGPRTILDLGTGSGALLLAALDQWPEATGIGIDASDTAIKVARGNVRRLGMTGRARILSGGWTGTGGAHDLILCNPPYVATGDTLPPEVRDFEPASALFAGADGLDDYRRIAPLIGGQIAPGGIAAIEIGHAQAVAVTALLRAEGLPARVRRDLAGHDRCIIVYPVRL
- a CDS encoding class II aldolase/adducin family protein, which produces MATAIETSRSGQAIGAEEWAARQQLAACYRVFDHLGWVEMIYNHITLAVPGEPEAFLINPFGLHFSEVTASNLVKVDLAGNLLAPSEWGVNLAGFVQHAAFHAHVPDAQCVMHTHTTAGMAVACLEDGLSITNFYAGQLAGKVAYHDFEGITVRADEAPRLIASLGRRRLMILRNHGLLAMGSTVPEAFLRMWALQRACEIQMAAAPMGGLREIPAEVLAVHQRDAGKLGKPGGAGEADFAAMVRLVDRKDRSWRD
- the prfA gene encoding peptide chain release factor 1 translates to MASIPLARIRQIEARRDELQSEMARGDLAAERFVALSKEYAELEPVAQAAGEVRRLRQEADSLRHMTEDGDEELRQMASEELHENGAALAVAERGLALALLPRDAADAKPAMLEIRAGTGGDEAALFAGDLFRMYQRYAEDRGWKVEPISASAADLGGYKEVIASVTGTGVFARLKFESGVHRVQRVPATESGGRIHTSAATVAVLPEAEDVDIQIDDKDLRIDVYRSSGPGGQSVNTTDSAVRITHLPSGLVVIQQDEKSQHKNKAKALKVLRTRLYEQERERLDSARAGARRSMVGSGDRSERIRTYNFPQGRVTDHRINLTLHRLPEILEGPGLDEVVTALIAEDEAARLANLDG
- a CDS encoding DUF4167 domain-containing protein yields the protein MINNRQNGRRRGRTGGAPRPNGAGGAPDRGSRLDNRARGNASQLHEKYKTLARDAQMQGDRVMTEYYLQFADHYFRVLSETRSRFDEQQQRRERFDGQADGQGDEDDGDFAEMNGDDRFDDRPAERQQPQRGQDWSQERGGERDGNRADSREGYRDGNRSDGNRGDASRSDGNRPDGNRAEAGRGDEYRAENGRGGNRDRQERGDESREYRQPREARDGNREQRDGREQRDSREQAPREQAARDHALRDQASRDQAPREQAPREAADGREPRPPRARRGLNERRDGQQRGTEEAVEARPVAAEPTPPVIAAPAAAAPLAAADVPAELPLDTPPAAERRPRGRPRKVAAPLEPVAAEGGADERIEMDRLPPSLSAETPADGEERPRRRTRRPRGETAPVDA